The following coding sequences are from one Deinococcus sedimenti window:
- a CDS encoding saccharopine dehydrogenase family protein, protein MSKVIIIGAGGVANVVAKKCAQNDSVFTEVLIATRTVAKADKIVAEIKEHMPDSKAVFTTATVDADNVPELVKLINDFGPKMVINVALPYQDLTIMDACLETGVHYLDTANYEPKDVAKFEYSWQWAYQDRFKEKGLMALLGCGFDPGATQAFTAHHAKHHFQEIHYLDIVDCNNGNHGKAFATNFNPEINIREITANGRYWENGQWVETQPLEISQDIYYPKVATRKSFVLYHEELESLVKHFPTIKRARFWMTFGEAYIKHLNVLEGIGMTSIEPIDFRGMKVAPIEFLKAVLPAPESLAAGYSGQTCIGVQAKGIGKDGQPKVHFVYNVKDHADCYREVQAQGVSYTTGVPAMIGAMLMLQGEWMQPGVWNVEQLDPDPFFDAMNQWGLPISELADIELVKD, encoded by the coding sequence ATGAGCAAGGTCATCATCATCGGAGCGGGCGGCGTCGCCAACGTCGTCGCCAAGAAATGCGCCCAGAACGACAGCGTCTTCACCGAAGTGCTGATCGCCACCCGCACCGTCGCCAAGGCCGACAAGATCGTCGCCGAGATCAAAGAGCACATGCCCGACAGCAAGGCCGTGTTCACCACCGCCACCGTCGACGCGGACAACGTGCCCGAACTGGTCAAGTTGATCAACGACTTCGGACCCAAGATGGTCATCAACGTCGCCCTGCCCTACCAGGACCTGACCATCATGGACGCCTGCCTGGAAACCGGCGTGCACTACCTCGACACCGCCAACTACGAACCCAAGGACGTCGCCAAGTTCGAGTACTCCTGGCAGTGGGCGTACCAGGACCGCTTCAAGGAGAAGGGCCTGATGGCGCTGCTCGGCTGCGGCTTCGACCCCGGCGCCACCCAGGCGTTCACCGCGCACCACGCCAAGCACCACTTCCAGGAAATCCACTACCTGGACATCGTGGACTGCAACAACGGCAACCACGGCAAGGCCTTCGCCACGAACTTCAACCCGGAAATCAACATCCGCGAGATCACCGCCAACGGCCGCTACTGGGAAAACGGCCAGTGGGTCGAAACCCAGCCCCTGGAAATCAGCCAGGACATCTACTACCCCAAAGTCGCCACCCGCAAGAGCTTCGTGCTGTACCACGAGGAACTCGAGTCCCTCGTCAAGCACTTCCCGACCATCAAGCGCGCCCGCTTCTGGATGACCTTCGGTGAGGCGTACATCAAGCACCTGAACGTCCTCGAGGGCATCGGCATGACCAGCATCGAACCCATCGACTTCCGCGGCATGAAAGTCGCCCCGATCGAGTTCCTGAAAGCCGTGCTCCCCGCCCCCGAAAGCCTCGCCGCCGGGTACAGTGGCCAGACCTGCATCGGCGTGCAGGCCAAAGGCATCGGCAAGGACGGCCAGCCCAAGGTGCACTTCGTTTACAACGTCAAGGACCACGCCGACTGCTACCGCGAGGTGCAGGCGCAGGGCGTCAGCTACACCACCGGCGTGCCCGCCATGATCGGCGCGATGCTGATGCTCCAGGGCGAGTGGATGCAGCCCGGCGTGTGGAACGTCGAGCAGCTCGACCCCGATCCCTTCTTCGACGCGATGAACCAGTGGGGCCTGCCCATCAGCGAACTGGCCGACATCGAACTCGTCAAGGACTGA
- a CDS encoding catalase: protein MPEKNPASYAPTESPDMQTTMPQAPGAPLTNHSGNLVPSNTNSLTAGQRGPVLLQDWHLLERMAHFNRERVPERVVHAKGSGAFGTFRVTRAIPELTVAKIFQKEGTECRMLARFSTVAGEKGFADTVRDPRGFALKFYTEDGNWDLVGNNTPIFFVRDPIKFQDFIHSQKRHPVTGRRSNAMQFDFWGLRPESLHQVMYLFGDRGLPRSFRFMNGYSSHTYSLWNDKGERFYVKWHFHSQQGVQNLTEDVAAQVASKNPDYHFQDLFDAIERGEHPKWTVSIQVMPEKDAETYHINPFDLTKVWPHADYPLMQVGEFELNENPQNYFAEIEQAAFEPSNLPRGFGASPDKMLQARLMSYADAHRYRIGINYAALPVNKAACPVMTYHRDGQTRFDGNFGGTPVYEPNSYGGPAVADGTPQEPALPLGGLADRYGWPEDDADLYGQPRDLYRVMSEGERGRLAMNFAGALADVPAFIADRFIGHLEQVSSELAGNVRDGIKQKKAEGHPELSGILTETHTNAAGGDQTPSREMVVGADD, encoded by the coding sequence ATGCCCGAGAAGAACCCCGCGTCCTACGCCCCCACCGAATCCCCCGACATGCAGACCACCATGCCCCAGGCCCCCGGCGCGCCCCTGACCAACCACTCCGGGAATCTGGTCCCCAGCAACACCAACAGCCTCACCGCCGGACAGCGCGGCCCCGTGCTGCTGCAGGACTGGCACCTGCTCGAACGCATGGCGCACTTCAACCGCGAACGCGTCCCCGAACGTGTCGTGCACGCCAAGGGCAGCGGCGCCTTCGGCACCTTCCGCGTCACGCGCGCCATCCCGGAACTCACGGTCGCCAAGATCTTCCAGAAGGAAGGCACCGAGTGCCGCATGCTGGCCCGCTTCAGCACCGTCGCCGGGGAGAAGGGCTTCGCCGACACCGTCCGCGACCCGCGCGGCTTCGCGCTGAAGTTCTACACCGAGGACGGCAACTGGGACCTCGTGGGCAACAACACCCCCATCTTCTTCGTGCGTGACCCCATCAAGTTCCAGGACTTCATCCACAGCCAGAAACGGCACCCCGTCACCGGGCGGCGCAGCAACGCCATGCAGTTCGACTTCTGGGGTCTGCGCCCCGAGAGCCTGCATCAGGTCATGTACCTGTTCGGCGACCGCGGCCTGCCCCGCTCCTTCCGGTTCATGAACGGCTACTCCAGCCACACCTACAGCCTGTGGAACGACAAGGGCGAGCGCTTCTACGTGAAGTGGCACTTCCACAGCCAGCAGGGCGTGCAGAACCTCACCGAGGACGTCGCCGCGCAGGTCGCCTCGAAGAACCCCGACTACCACTTCCAGGATCTGTTCGACGCCATCGAACGCGGCGAGCACCCCAAGTGGACCGTCAGCATCCAGGTGATGCCCGAGAAGGACGCCGAGACGTATCACATCAACCCCTTCGACCTCACCAAGGTCTGGCCGCACGCGGACTACCCGCTGATGCAGGTCGGGGAATTTGAGCTGAACGAGAACCCCCAGAACTACTTCGCCGAGATCGAGCAGGCTGCGTTCGAGCCCAGCAACCTCCCGCGTGGCTTCGGGGCCAGCCCCGACAAGATGCTCCAGGCGCGCCTCATGAGCTACGCCGACGCGCACCGCTACCGCATCGGCATCAACTACGCCGCGCTGCCCGTCAACAAGGCCGCCTGCCCGGTCATGACCTACCACCGCGACGGCCAGACGCGCTTCGACGGCAACTTTGGCGGCACGCCCGTGTACGAACCGAACTCCTACGGTGGTCCCGCCGTGGCGGACGGCACCCCGCAGGAGCCCGCCCTGCCGCTGGGCGGCCTCGCCGACCGCTACGGCTGGCCCGAGGACGACGCCGACCTGTACGGCCAGCCACGCGACCTGTACCGCGTCATGAGCGAAGGCGAACGCGGCCGCCTCGCCATGAACTTCGCGGGCGCCCTGGCCGACGTGCCTGCCTTCATCGCCGACCGCTTCATCGGCCACCTCGAACAGGTGTCCAGCGAACTGGCCGGGAACGTCCGGGACGGCATCAAGCAGAAGAAGGCCGAGGGGCACCCGGAACTCAGCGGCATCCTCACCGAGACGCACACCAACGCCGCCGGGGGCGACCAGACCCCCTCGCGCGAGATGGTCGTCGGCGCCGACGACTGA
- a CDS encoding response regulator, with translation MSGVRILMVTHDDQEAELIEVALAQAARPWQLARCTDSRALLPGLLSRHTLPPHLVLLEQNMPFLDGYDVLGQLRAQSALVDLPVVLLSNSSHESDLARAFSLGADEYLVKEQSFPALMGQLTACLLRWEARLGDSERGAGSVA, from the coding sequence ATGAGCGGCGTGCGGATTCTCATGGTCACCCACGACGACCAGGAAGCGGAACTGATCGAGGTCGCCCTGGCTCAGGCGGCGCGCCCCTGGCAGCTGGCCCGCTGCACGGACAGCCGGGCCCTGCTGCCCGGCCTGCTGAGCCGCCACACCCTGCCGCCGCACCTGGTGCTGCTGGAGCAGAACATGCCGTTCCTGGACGGTTACGATGTGCTGGGGCAGCTGCGGGCGCAATCAGCGCTCGTGGACCTGCCGGTCGTGCTGCTCAGCAATTCCAGTCATGAGTCCGATCTGGCCCGGGCGTTCAGCCTGGGCGCTGACGAGTACCTCGTGAAGGAGCAGAGCTTCCCGGCGCTGATGGGTCAGCTGACGGCGTGCCTGCTGCGCTGGGAGGCCCGTCTGGGCGATTCGGAACGCGGAGCGGGCAGCGTGGCCTGA
- a CDS encoding glycoside hydrolase family 3 C-terminal domain-containing protein, producing MTHTPVLTDPDALLNQLTLEEQVALLSGADAWRTAAVPRLNIPPLKVSDGPAGVRGGGPLIGGRRTAAYPVGIALGATWNPDLLREVGASLAREARDKGATVLLAPTINVFRSSLNGRNFENYAEDPILTGRLAAAYIQGLQAGGVGATPKHFAGNESEFQRGTIDSVIDERTLRELYLRPFEIVVKEAQPWAIMTAYNRLNGPYCSQHPWLLQKVLRREWGFSGLVMSDWGGTHSAAEGVLAGLDLEMPGPAVARKPLLEQAQADPEVRAGVRERARAVLHLLARTGTLTEPLDVADDHERDTEYPETRALIRRAGAEGLVLLKNSGAALPLPAGVRVAVIGPNAEAAQVMGGGSAQMNAHRRVSPAEGLREGGRVSVVGSAEGTGHERYLPVPQVETRIEYRDQAGGPVIGQDTRPQAEVMFFGLPDGVNPDAFHATLIVTVDAPQDGQYEVSLGSAGLSRLSVDGQLTVNNWEDWQVGELYFSFGSGERRAPVHLSAGRHTLSVEYTPHVMDIGITPFNAVRVGFRARPDGDRLARAVALAAQADWVVLCVGTTGEWETEGVDRAGLTLPGDQDALVGAVLDVNPNVVVVLQTGGPVEMPWLSRVPAVMQAWFAGQEVGHAVADVLTGLAEPGGRLPQTFPHSLADDPTHPLTPDVQYPGEDGRVEYREGLYTGYRHVDRSGVTPMFPFGFGLSFTTFTLGTAQLHAPAFPQGTATVTVPVTNAGERPGSTVAQLYVQPPQGRVDRPLKELRAFAKVHLNPGQTGDAVLTVTPRDLAYFDVAGQAWVADPGEYVLHVGQSSADLSTQVTLTLTQEWRETLPDTD from the coding sequence ATGACCCACACGCCTGTCCTGACCGATCCCGACGCCCTGCTGAACCAGCTGACGCTGGAGGAGCAGGTGGCCCTGCTGTCCGGCGCGGACGCGTGGCGCACCGCCGCCGTGCCGCGCCTCAACATTCCCCCGCTGAAGGTGAGTGACGGCCCGGCGGGCGTGCGGGGCGGCGGGCCGCTGATCGGGGGGCGGCGCACGGCGGCGTACCCGGTGGGCATCGCGCTGGGCGCGACGTGGAACCCGGACCTGCTGCGCGAGGTCGGGGCGTCCCTGGCGCGCGAGGCGCGGGACAAGGGCGCGACGGTGCTGCTCGCGCCGACCATCAACGTGTTCCGGTCGTCGCTGAACGGCCGGAACTTCGAGAACTACGCCGAGGACCCCATCCTGACCGGGCGGCTCGCGGCGGCGTACATCCAGGGCCTGCAGGCGGGCGGGGTGGGCGCCACGCCGAAGCACTTCGCGGGGAACGAGTCGGAATTCCAGCGCGGCACCATCGATTCGGTGATCGACGAGCGGACGCTGCGGGAACTGTACCTGCGGCCCTTCGAGATCGTGGTGAAGGAGGCCCAGCCGTGGGCGATCATGACCGCGTACAACCGCCTGAACGGCCCGTACTGCTCGCAGCACCCGTGGCTGCTGCAGAAGGTCCTGCGGCGCGAGTGGGGCTTTTCGGGGCTGGTCATGAGCGACTGGGGCGGCACGCACTCGGCGGCCGAGGGGGTCCTGGCGGGCCTGGATCTGGAGATGCCCGGCCCGGCGGTGGCCAGAAAGCCGCTGCTGGAGCAGGCGCAGGCCGACCCGGAGGTCCGCGCGGGCGTGCGTGAGCGGGCGCGGGCGGTGCTGCACCTGCTCGCGCGCACCGGCACCCTGACCGAGCCGCTGGACGTCGCGGACGATCACGAGCGCGACACCGAGTACCCCGAGACGCGCGCCCTGATCCGCCGCGCGGGGGCGGAGGGGCTGGTGCTGCTGAAGAACAGCGGCGCCGCACTGCCGCTGCCCGCCGGGGTGCGGGTGGCGGTGATCGGCCCGAACGCCGAGGCCGCGCAGGTAATGGGCGGCGGCAGCGCGCAGATGAACGCCCACCGCCGCGTCTCCCCTGCCGAGGGCCTGCGCGAGGGGGGCCGCGTGAGCGTGGTCGGCAGCGCCGAGGGCACCGGGCACGAGCGGTACCTGCCGGTGCCGCAGGTCGAGACGCGCATCGAGTACCGCGATCAGGCGGGCGGCCCGGTGATCGGGCAGGACACGCGCCCGCAGGCGGAGGTGATGTTCTTCGGCCTGCCGGACGGCGTGAACCCCGACGCGTTCCACGCGACCCTGATTGTCACGGTGGACGCCCCACAGGACGGCCAGTACGAGGTGAGCCTGGGCAGCGCGGGCCTGAGTCGCCTGTCGGTGGACGGGCAGCTGACCGTGAACAACTGGGAGGACTGGCAGGTCGGGGAGCTGTACTTCTCGTTCGGGTCCGGCGAGCGCCGCGCGCCCGTTCACCTGAGTGCCGGGCGACACACGCTGAGCGTGGAGTACACGCCGCACGTCATGGACATCGGCATCACGCCGTTCAACGCGGTGCGGGTGGGCTTCCGCGCCCGTCCGGACGGGGACCGGCTGGCCCGCGCCGTCGCCCTGGCCGCGCAGGCGGACTGGGTGGTGCTGTGCGTCGGCACGACCGGCGAGTGGGAGACCGAGGGCGTGGACCGCGCGGGCCTCACCCTGCCCGGCGATCAGGACGCGCTGGTGGGGGCCGTGCTGGACGTCAATCCGAACGTCGTGGTGGTCCTCCAGACAGGCGGCCCGGTCGAGATGCCGTGGCTCAGCCGCGTGCCCGCCGTGATGCAGGCGTGGTTCGCCGGGCAGGAGGTCGGGCACGCCGTCGCGGACGTCCTGACCGGACTGGCCGAACCTGGGGGCCGCCTCCCGCAGACGTTCCCGCACTCCCTGGCGGACGACCCCACCCACCCGCTCACGCCGGACGTGCAGTACCCCGGCGAGGATGGCCGCGTCGAGTACCGCGAGGGCCTGTACACCGGGTACCGCCACGTGGACCGCTCGGGCGTCACGCCGATGTTCCCGTTCGGCTTCGGCCTGAGCTTCACGACCTTCACGCTGGGCACCGCGCAGTTGCACGCCCCGGCGTTCCCGCAGGGCACGGCGACCGTGACGGTCCCGGTCACGAACGCGGGCGAACGGCCCGGCAGCACCGTCGCGCAGCTGTACGTGCAGCCCCCTCAGGGCCGCGTGGACCGCCCCCTGAAGGAATTGCGCGCCTTCGCGAAGGTGCACCTGAACCCCGGCCAGACCGGGGACGCCGTGCTGACCGTCACCCCGCGCGACCTCGCGTACTTCGACGTGGCGGGTCAGGCATGGGTGGCCGACCCCGGCGAGTACGTCCTGCACGTCGGGCAGAGCAGCGCCGACCTGAGCACGCAGGTCACGCTGACCCTGACGCAGGAGTGGCGCGAGACGCTGCCCGACACCGACTGA